A genomic stretch from Canis lupus familiaris isolate Mischka breed German Shepherd chromosome 17, alternate assembly UU_Cfam_GSD_1.0, whole genome shotgun sequence includes:
- the DUSP2 gene encoding LOW QUALITY PROTEIN: dual specificity protein phosphatase 2 (The sequence of the model RefSeq protein was modified relative to this genomic sequence to represent the inferred CDS: deleted 1 base in 1 codon), which yields MGLEAARELDCAALGALLREPREAERTLLLDCRPFLAFCRRHVRHARPVPWNALLRRRARGPPAAALACLLPDRALRARLARGELARAVVLDEGSASVAALPPDGPAHALLAALLPETRAGPTAVCFLRGGFDGFQACCPDLCSESPAPAMSSAGVENSRSDARAPSYDQGGPVEILPYLFLGSCSHSSDLQGLQACGITAVLNVSASCPNHFEGLFRYKSIPVEDNQMVEISAWFQEAISFIDSVKNSGGRVLVHCQAGISRSATICLAYLIQSRRVRLDEAFDFVKQRRGVISPNFSFMGQLLQFETQVLCH from the exons ATGGGGCTGGAGGCGGCGCGCGAGCTGGACTGCGCGGCGCTGGGCGCGCTGCTGCGGGAGCCGCGGGAGGCCGAGCGCACGCTGCTGCTCGACTGCCGCCCCTTCCTGGCCTTCTGCCGCCGCCACGTGCGCCACGCGCGGCCCGTGCCCTGGAACGCGCTGCTGCGGCGCCGCGCGCGgggcccccccgccgccgccctcgcCTGCCTGCTGCCCGACCGCGCGCTCCGGGCGCGCCTGGCCCGCGGGGAGCTGGCCCGGGCCGTGGTGCTGGACGAGGGCAGTGCCTCGGTGGCCGCGCTCCCGCCCGACGGCCCCGCGCACGCGCTGCTCGCCGCGCTGCTGCCGGAGACCCGCGCCGGGCCCACGGCCGTGTGCTTCCTGCGAG GCGGCTTCGACGGCTTCCAGGCCTGCTGTCCCGACCTGTGCTCGGagtcccccgcccccgccatgtCGTCTGCCGGGGTCGAGAACAGCCGCTCTGACGCCCGGGCTCCGTCCTACGACCAG GGCGGCCCTGTGGAGATCTTACCCTACCTGTTCCTGGGCAGCTGCAGCCACTCCTCGGACCTGCAA GGACTGCAGGCATGTGGCATCACAGCGGTCCTCAACGTCTCCGCCAGCTGTCCCAACCACTTTGAGGGCCTTTTCCGCTACAAGAGCATCCCGGTGGAGGACAACCAGATGGTGGAGATCAGTGCCTGGTTCCAGGAGGCCATAAGCTTCATTG ACTCCGTGAAGAACAGTGGAGGCCGGGTACTGGTACACTGCCAGGCGGGCATCTCACGCTCTGCCACCATCTGCCTGGCTTACCTGATACAGAGCCGCCGCGTGAGGCTGGACGAGGCCTTTGACTTTGTCAAGCAACGCCGGGGAGTCATCTCCCCCAACTTCAGTTTCATGGGGCAGCTACTGCAGTTTGAGACTCAGGTGCTGTGTCACTGA